In Nycticebus coucang isolate mNycCou1 chromosome 9, mNycCou1.pri, whole genome shotgun sequence, the following are encoded in one genomic region:
- the LOC128594396 gene encoding olfactory receptor 5V1 translates to MEGKNQTDLSEFVIWGFSNLNELRFLLFTIFFLTYICTLGGNIFIILVTMADPHLHTPMYYFLGNLAFLDICYTTTNVPQMMVHLLSDKKSISYMRCVAQLFAFIFFVGSECLLLAAMAYDRYIAICKPLRYSVIMNKTLYSQLAASCWTGGFLNSVVHTVLTFRLPFCGNNQINYFFCDIPPLLILSCGDTSINELALLCIGVFIGWTPFLCIVLSYLYIISTILRIHSSEGRKKAFSTCASHLIVVLLYYGSAIFTYVRPISAYSLEKDRLISVLYSVVTPMLNPIIYTLRNKDIKEAMKTVGSRWQPPILLFNV, encoded by the coding sequence ATGGAAGGCAAGAATCAAACAGATCTATCTGAATTCGTAATCTGGGGATTCTCTAACCTGAATGAATTGCGGTTTTTACTGTTCACCATCTTTTTTCTTACCTATATCTGTACTTTGGGAGGAAATATATTCATTATCTTGGTGACCATGGCTGATCCACACCTACATACTCCCATGTATTATTTTCTAGGGAACTTGGCCTTTCTTGACATCTGCTATACCACCACGAATGTTCCCCAAATGATGGTGCATCTTCTGTCAGACAAGAAAAGCATTTCCTACATGAGATGTGTGGCTCaactttttgcatttattttctttgtaggatCAGAATGTCTCCTCCTGGCAGCAATGGCATATGATCGTTACATTGCAATATGCAAACCCTTAAGGTATTCTGTAATTATGAACAAGACCCTGTACAGCCAGTTAGCAGCCTCATGCTGGACTGGTGGTTTTCTCAATTCAGTGGTGCACACGGTGTTAACATTCCGCCTGCCCTTTTGTGGCAACAATCAGATTAATTATTTCTTCTGTGACATTCCTCCTTTGCTGATCTTGTCCTGTGGGGACACTTCTATCAATGAGTTGGCACTGCTCTGCATTGGGGTCTTCATTGGTTGGACTCCTTTTCTGTGTATTGTCCTTTCCTACCTTTACATAATCTCTACCATCTTGAGGATCCACTCctcagagggaagaaaaaaggccTTTTCGACATGTGCCTCCCACCTGATTGTTGTTCTTCTCTATTATGGCAGCGCCATCTTCACATATGTACGACCCATCTCAGCTTACTCATTGGAGAAAGACCGGCTGATCTCAGTATTGTACAGTGTTGTTACTCCCATGCTAAATCCTATAATTTATACGCTGAGGAACAAGGACATCAAAGAAGCTATGAAAACTGTAGGGAGCAGGTGGCAGCCACCAATTCtattatttaatgtgtag